Genomic window (Branchiostoma lanceolatum isolate klBraLanc5 chromosome 13, klBraLanc5.hap2, whole genome shotgun sequence):
GTCGACAAGGTAGTTTTGAAATGTGCAGTCGTGTACGCTCTATTTATAAGGGTTCACGTTTTCTTTTCTCAAATGTCGACAAGGTAGTTTTGAAATATCTAGCCTTGTGCGCTCTATAAGGGTTCACTTTTTTACTCAAATGTCGACAAGGTAGTTTTGAAATGTCCCGTCGTGTACGCTCTATTTATAAGGGTTCACGTTTCTAGATCTGCTCTTAGATGTCGATAAGGTAGTTTTGGAATGTCCCGTCGTGTAAGCTCTATCTATAAGGGTTCACGTTTCTAGATCTGCTCTTAGATGTCGATAAGGTAGTTTTGGAATGTCCCGTCGTGTAAGCTCTATCTATAAGGGTTCACGTTTCTAGATCTGCTCTTAGATGTCGATAAGGTAGTTCTGGAATGTCCAGTCTTGCACTCTCTGCTGGTTACAGGGCCGCAAAGCCACGAGGTGTTCCTCGGGGGTCAAGTTCACTACGCCAAGACACTTCCCCGTCTTTTGGTCCACAAACGGACCCCCCTGAGAACAAGAGATTTAAAAATGGCATCTGTACTTCAGGAGCTTATTTATCATAATTCTTATCGTTGTTCTACAAATACAAATTCAATATAGTATGCGTATCACTGATTTTAATATCAAAGTGAAGAACAATATCTAAATGGATggtgaaaaaggaaaaaaaacaggttAAACGTAGGGCAATGAGCATTTAGCTATAAATGCAACAATTTGATTTATGTAACATTTCCAGGGAAATTAGTATTTAAAAGGCTACGCTTATCATTAATACGTATATATAGTAGGCATATAGGTGACTACAAAAATGTTAATTTCCGAGCAGATCTTGGAAGGCGAAATTGTAGCGTTTTCTAGCTCAGCTTAAGAATTCCACTTGTTAAAACAACAAAACGAGGAGCTACGAAACGTTATAAttttgcctcccaacatctgcttggaaattacgaAAGCGCACCTTGGTGTGGTTCCACGCAATGACATCGGGAGCGGTGCACGGTTTCTTGGTGAGTAGAAGCGCCCCCTTGTGGTTCTTGACAGGTAGTCCAGccgccaggcagacagagtagAACCACCTGAGCATGATCTTGTCGTCCATTCGCAGGGTGAAGGACTGTGAAAAATTGATGATGATAGATTTAGATTGATCAGGTTTTATTTCTCATGTCTCTTAAGATCAAAAATGAGAATAAATCATTTCTAAAAGAATTGACAAGATTCAAAAAACACATTAGGGTATGGGTAGACTACATGTTGTCCTTTGTACTTAAATTATCTATTTTATTGTGTAAAAGTCACCAAAATGCACGTTGGTTCTCATTCATTATTTGtgtggtggttttcagttcgcgtttgaaacaatagtagcgctacagtcataggtggacaGAAAGTTTTGCTGTCGTTTTAAGGTTGCGCTGAAGAATTCGCCGCgagaaccgcgaacataaaaccaccacaaagtAGCTCTCACCTGCTGCCCTCCCTCGCCGTGGCAGAAGTACGCCCCCACCTTCTCTCCGTACATGGCGTCCAGACAGAGCGCCATGGCGcggtttttcacctgaaaacaAAATAGGGTTCTTCTTTTAACAGACATAAGAGACGCAATCATATTGCAACGAGCAGACGGGAAAGTATATAGTATAGGATCTTCTgctcctctctccccctctctctctctctcgctccctcaatctctctctctctctctctctctctctcgctccctcaatctctctccctctctcttgctctctgtttctctctctcgcAATTAAtccttctctctttctctgtttgtgtggtgtgtgtgtgtgtgtatgtgtgtgtgtgtgtgtgtgtgtgtgtgtgtgtgtgtgtgtgtgtgtgtgtgtgtgtgtgtgtgtgtgtgtgtgtgtgtgtgtgtgcgtgtgcgtacaaaaaatgtatgtgTACTTTATAAGTCGAGTGGCCAGacgtgtgtgtatatacaaatatacgtGTCTGCTTACTCAACTTACaacttacattacatgtacagtacgcTAAGAGCACTGTTTTCAAATGCATACAGAAGGCAACAGGCAGGCAAAAACGTCTTTAACTTCAAACGGTGACGTAGACTTTTCCCTACCTCCCCTCGTGCCTTGGCCCGTAAGTCAGGGATGGTGATTTCTGGGAACACGTGATCGATGTACCATTTGAAACTCTTACAACCAAGCTGTTTGCGCATGCGCTTACGGTCAGAGACATCTCCCGCGTTGGCGATCTCATTCTCTACATGGGGGTTCAGGGAGTAGAAAATATCCTAAAGTAACAAAACGATAAAACAAACATTAGGAACAAAGGAAAATACTTTTCAAGATATATTATACGTTATATAGGTATATTAAAAATCTTTCTTTCTAAAAGACAGGTGTGAGAGTAGAGTGTTATTAtggaatatgattatggaataagGACTGATACTATCGTCGATTGCAATTGTTATTTACTGAATATGATTATTGAATGGCTTATTGTTTGGTACTAGAATACCCTAGATtttcggcatggcggccttgaaaaggtgacccctgcgggggtacacctgttCCGTCGTGTCTTCCATTTTTCAGGAGAAGTGCTATAAATTAATAAATAACaagacccctgacctcctcgcCTGTACCCTTTAAAAGTGGCCAAGACCGAAGACTGTGTATACCTTTATATGTTCCCAAGGTTAGATAAAGGTTGTAAGAAATTACTTATTATTCTATCTATACTAAACGTGGCATCATGAAATATCTATAAAAATGTAGAATTAGTTACTTTGTCCCCATCAAATTTGTCTATCTCTCTCACCGATATCCGTTTTCTTCTTACCACCGTAAAGCCTATTAAAGGAAATACGATCCACGATGTAGCATTTTAACGTGAAAAAATAACCTTATATTCGTCCAGCCAAACTTCCGCCAAACGGATGCAGTTCCGGTAGAAAACCGTTAGGCGGCTGGGGGCGTCGCCGAAGTTGTAAGGGTTGGCTCTCCTGAACACGTGACCCACGCGAGAACACGGCAAGATCTCGAGGCTCCCTCCGCACATCCAGATCTAAGATGGAGATTTAGATGCTATGATTTTCGCCTATTTTCACTTAAGATGCTTAGAATTGTGTCTATTTCTAAAGCTACTTTTATaggttttacattttttttcctcttgGCATGGAAATGTTGTTTCTAAGCTAGTTCCTGACTCCAACATTTACCTCGATATCGAAGTAAAAAATCCGTTTTATGAAAACTTTCCAGCAGCCATCTAAGATATTGTAATGATATGAACTGCCAAATAATGAGATGCCCCCTGGTAAGAGACCATTGGATTTGTAAAatggtaacttgaaaaaaaaagaggaagacATCAGTATGAATTCCAATGGAGTAACCTTTCAATGGGATCCAACAACAAAATGGACTGACTTTAAACGATATCTCCAGGTTTTCCGCGCCCCAGATTTGGAAGCCCGGATCGTACCCGCCCAGCTCCCAGAAGAACCGTCTGTCGATGGAGAACAACCCTCCAGCCATGGTCGGGGACCTGTTTGGGTATAAAATGTCAAAAAGAACTACGTCTGCTAAGTACATGATACAAGAAATCTCATTCCTCCGTGAAATATCTCGAGTTTTTGCAACTGTCTTGACAAAGTGTGGTACAGCCATGTCCAATTCACACATTACATGGTCCAATTTCACACGCCATCCTTGGATTCCTGACTTCATCAACAGCAACATTCATTCCCTGCATACCTGCGGAACAGATTGGACTCGGACCAACTGCGGACacacagcaaaacaaacaaacagaccgaaaacaatggaggtaacaaatgaacaaacaaacaaacggattGAAAATGATACCTCCTTTTTACAGAGGTCAATATAAAAACCTCGATCcaactacatgtgtatctaATCGCTAAAGTTATCATAATTAGCATgagaaatgtaacgttattacTTGATTATCTCATTTTGTGACCAAATGTCCTGATGTCGCCTGTTGTCTTCCTCGGGCGGGAGGGACACCCAATCAAACTTCATCCCCCAGTTGAACCCGCCGCGCATGTTCTCATTGGCTGGCTCGTACCTGGGAACGAGGTGAAACGTCACTGTTATTCTGGACGCTGATTGGCTGTCGTGTACTCGCAACAAGTGTGGAATGATTTTAAAGTCGCCTATTTGCGGATCATAATGGTGATATAAAAGCCTTTACTATTTCAcaccaaaaaaaagaataacaatTCGAGCTAGTCTCGTTCACTGACTGGTGCCCTATAACCCCCATTTGGAGTGAccttgggggagggggcaataTTTGTTATCAAAGTTTTGAGAATTTCGAACTTTATAGCTAATAATGGTATCTTTGCCTCAATATCGTATATTGTGAAGGAATTCTAGTGTGTTTTATTTTACTTTCTACGAATTAAGGTGTTTCATTTTGTAAATCCTACATACGTATCCTGGAATGTTTCTATGAAATCTGATACAATACAAACTTCTTACATACCCAAATGTGTTATCGTTAATCCTGTCTATGGACGGACACGGGACTGTGGTTCTGTTGAGACCGATCCTGTCCAGTAGCGGTTCCAACCAGCCCACGTTACACTCGATATGAGAGTCCAGGAACGTCAGGACCTCTCCCGTTGCAATCTGCCATTCATAGAAATATGGAAGGGTAATGGTTTTTGATGATAAATTTATTGTAAATTCATGCATGCCCTGGGGACAATtgccaacaaaacaaaacaaaccaatGGTAAACAAGAAGAGTAAAGTACATGAATAGATCAAAGCTTTCCTACATCTGATTCTGCTGCTGAGGGTACTTAAAGGTTTGACTATTCTGATGTAGACCCACACCTCATcctcaacacacacacatgtatatataattatatatcatGCGCATCTGGATACAGATATGTGTAACTCAATTAAGAAACATTGAATCCTTACAATacattgaacttgaagctgaTAAAAGTTGatgaaaaccctcactcgttgCAACCACTTACTGTAATTCTAACTTTACTCGAGGTATAGACTTTCgaacacacaagaaaacactTGTGTATTATATATCTCTTTACTGGTTTCAAATAGGTAAAAACAGCTTTTGGTGGTAGCCTTACCTCAGCTCCCCGTAGTCGAGCCCGAATAAGTCCCTCTCTCTCTGGTAGGCGAAGAAGTTTCACCTGTGGAAACCTGGATATATACGTGTCTAGATCCTCCTTTAGGTGttctgtaagaaaacaaaaggtACTGTAGCCGGGAGGTACACATGTGTAAACTTCCTTAAAAACACTAGCCTGGTGCTATTCCCTATTATAACTTCCGAGTTACTTCTGTCCCTTCTCAAATAGGGCCGGGACCCGGTAGTTATGATAGGAATAGATGCCAAGGAAGTAACTAGCCTTCCAAAAACGGTTTTAAACTAAGATACCTTACGTTGGTGTTAcgcatactagtatgtacttATCGTCCACGGTAGAAAAGATGTGGAACAAATGGCATGGCGAGGCTGTTCAGAACAAAACCTTTCTGAACGTTGAATTTAGTGGAACAATTCCTACTCGCCGGGCTTTCTATcattgtcccgttttctttatgtcgccaagccataCGATAATGATTACGcctggcgacataaagaaaacaagacacaatagaaagcccgacaaaaactcCCAAAACACGTCTGAAACCAGCCAGACcaattcctctgcttggaaagtagggTGTTCCCTAAAAGTCCTGAAAGGTTTTGTTCTGAACAGCCTTGCCATGCCATTTGTTCCACTTCTTTTCTACCGTGGACGATAAGTACATATGCGCAATACCagttgcttggagagtagaacaTCAAGGCTACGTCTATCTACCTGCAGTACTGGCGTCGTCCACTAGGATGATTTCCTTGAGAAGGTGCGGCGGTGAGCGGTTGATGACGCTGTGTACCGACCGCAGCAGAGTGGACATTGCCTCCTCGCAGAAACAGATGACCACGCTGGTGGTGGGAAGGTTGTCCAAGATTTTGGCCTTGTGGCATCTGAAGAAAAGTTAAAAGATGAACTGTTTATCACTGAgaaaggtaaacaaaaacaacgagAGAAAGACAAAACATCCATCattccaatacatgtacatgtacctgactgGTCTTGTATCCGGTAACGATCTTTCCAACGACACCAAGTCGCTGACGAACTcgttgaactttgacctttccCAGCCTGCCTCTACCTCCTTCTCGTGGCCCCGTAGTCTCTGTTCCAACACAGGTAGACCTCCTGCACCTGGAGCCCGCTGGTTCCGCGGCATAGTGGTAGCGTCTAACTTTAGCACCTGAAATAAGGAGTGGCGACCCAACTAAAattgtggcgtaacggcagggtcttCAGTAACAAAGCTACTCCCCTCGGGAAATTCATTGGtgcaattttgaaatgttttgattgattGCAATAGTTTAAGAATGCCTCCGCCCCTAAGGCGTCACCAAAACAAATTGATATGGTAGGTAGTAAAAAATATACTGCTCTAATACATTATCAAGGTTTTCAATGGTTGATAAGTTGATACATTTACCTTATGAGTCTTTTTCGCTAGGGTTGTGTTGTGGTGCGTGTTCGCCATCGTTGTTGTGTACGCAGGCAACTTCCGGAAATCTTCGTTAACGTTGTACTTCGGCAATCTCTTCATGTTTTCGGTGATGGCGAATTCCCGAAGTGTGGCCGAAGAAACCCGATGATTGTCGACTCCTTTCGTTGCTTTAAGACCGGCCCGTCCGATCTCTCTTGATACTTCATCGTTCGCGTCTTTCCCGTTTTTGTGAACTCCTTGGTACCTTAGCATTACAAAATTTATAAACAACCAAAATATCGATGTGCAGATAATTATAAACACAGTTCTGCTTCTCCAAAGCGCGTACATATTTGATTGTTGAAGTCTATCACATTTATCAATAAAAAGTGTGCGATGTTTTGGTACAGCCGATATATGAGTCCAAATATGTAagggaaaatgacagcaaatGCTGCATCGGGATTTTCCTACCCGGATACGCCTGTATACTTCCGAGCGAGTGCCGCTGAAGTGTGGCGACAAGAAACATATTAAGGACCACTTATGAATATGTTAAGTGCTCTTCAGTTATAAACACTGTAACAAAGATGATTGAAGGCTAGTCCATTCAAAAGTTGGGGTGTGATCAGATGAAATATTGAAAAGAAGTGCAGAACACTTTGAAggcacattttttttctaatagatTTCGGATTACAGAGCACATGATATTTCATGCAATTATTCTACATCATTTCCAACATCATGCTAACGGTAGAGCATAAGGGTTTTACAGAGACGAAAAAAGCGACTGTAACAAAGCCGGTCTGAACGATCTGGACTATGATTTTAGCTATTATCatctattattatcatcatcatcatcatcatcatcatcatcatcaccatcatcatcatcatcatcatcatcatcatcatcatcatcatcatcatcatcatcatcatcatcatcatcatcattatc
Coding sequences:
- the LOC136447449 gene encoding polypeptide N-acetylgalactosaminyltransferase 13-like gives rise to the protein MYALWRSRTVFIIICTSIFWLFINFVMLRYQGVHKNGKDANDEVSREIGRAGLKATKGVDNHRVSSATLREFAITENMKRLPKYNVNEDFRKLPAYTTTMANTHHNTTLAKKTHKVLKLDATTMPRNQRAPGAGGLPVLEQRLRGHEKEVEAGWERSKFNEFVSDLVSLERSLPDTRPVRCHKAKILDNLPTTSVVICFCEEAMSTLLRSVHSVINRSPPHLLKEIILVDDASTAEHLKEDLDTYISRFPQVKLLRLPEREGLIRARLRGAEIATGEVLTFLDSHIECNVGWLEPLLDRIGLNRTTVPCPSIDRINDNTFGYEPANENMRGGFNWGMKFDWVSLPPEEDNRRHQDIWSQNEIIKSPTMAGGLFSIDRRFFWELGGYDPGFQIWGAENLEISFKIWMCGGSLEILPCSRVGHVFRRANPYNFGDAPSRLTVFYRNCIRLAEVWLDEYKDIFYSLNPHVENEIANAGDVSDRKRMRKQLGCKSFKWYIDHVFPEITIPDLRAKARGEVKNRAMALCLDAMYGEKVGAYFCHGEGGQQSFTLRMDDKIMLRWFYSVCLAAGLPVKNHKGALLLTKKPCTAPDVIAWNHTKGGPFVDQKTGKCLGVVNLTPEEHLVALRPCNQQRVQDWTFQNYLIDI